Proteins from a single region of Acidovorax sp. NCPPB 3576:
- a CDS encoding GNAT family N-acetyltransferase, with protein sequence MPAHDRSALPPPAPSLPRPLAVADLPGLLQVQRACYGEGFEESHAVFLRRLACPTQCSLALARDGRLVAYLAAYRSVGAKVTPLHGDFEPAEAPDTLYLHDMAVSPALAGQGLARVLLQAAWATARSEGLRHSALVSVQGSQGYWARHGYAPAPLQHAVQRQRLATYGEGAVYMVRALTED encoded by the coding sequence ATGCCTGCCCACGATCGCTCCGCCCTCCCGCCGCCTGCACCGTCTCTGCCGCGCCCGCTGGCCGTGGCCGATCTGCCCGGCCTGCTGCAGGTGCAGCGCGCCTGCTACGGCGAGGGCTTCGAGGAAAGCCACGCCGTGTTCCTGCGCCGCCTGGCCTGCCCGACGCAATGCTCGCTGGCCCTGGCGCGCGACGGCCGCCTTGTCGCCTATCTGGCGGCCTACCGCTCGGTGGGGGCCAAGGTCACGCCGCTGCACGGCGATTTCGAGCCCGCCGAAGCACCCGACACGCTGTACCTGCATGACATGGCCGTGTCGCCCGCGCTCGCGGGGCAGGGCCTCGCGCGGGTGCTGCTGCAAGCGGCCTGGGCCACGGCGCGCAGCGAAGGGCTGCGCCACAGCGCGCTGGTGTCGGTGCAGGGATCGCAGGGCTACTGGGCGCGGCATGGATATGCGCCCGCGCCGCTGCAGCATGCCGTACAGCGCCAGCGGCTGGCCACCTACGGAGAAGGCGCGGTGTATATGGTGCGGGCTTTGACGGAGGATTGA
- a CDS encoding SDR family oxidoreductase, whose amino-acid sequence MAVEKVALVTAGGTGMGAAAARRLAADGFHVGILSSSGKGQALAEELGGVGVTGSNQSVEDLGRLVDLAHRRWGRIDVLVNSAGHGPRAPLLDLSDEQWLDGMNTYLLNVIRPTRLVAPIMQKQRSGAIVNISSAWALEPSALFPASSVMRAGLASFTRIFVDSFSGDNVRMNNVLPGWIDSLPVWEERRAAVPLQRYGTTAEVAATVAFLASDGAAYITGQNLRVDGGLTRAP is encoded by the coding sequence ATGGCAGTAGAAAAAGTAGCCCTCGTCACCGCCGGTGGCACGGGCATGGGTGCGGCCGCAGCAAGGCGCCTAGCGGCCGATGGCTTTCACGTCGGCATTCTTTCTTCCTCCGGCAAGGGGCAGGCGCTGGCGGAGGAACTGGGGGGCGTCGGGGTCACCGGGTCCAACCAGTCGGTGGAAGACTTGGGCCGGCTGGTGGATCTGGCCCATCGCCGCTGGGGCCGCATCGACGTGCTGGTCAACAGCGCGGGGCACGGGCCGCGGGCGCCGCTGCTGGACCTGTCCGACGAGCAATGGCTCGACGGAATGAACACCTACCTGCTGAACGTGATCCGGCCCACGCGCCTGGTGGCGCCCATCATGCAAAAGCAGCGCAGCGGCGCGATCGTCAACATCTCCTCGGCCTGGGCATTGGAGCCCAGCGCATTGTTCCCGGCATCGTCCGTCATGCGCGCCGGCCTGGCCTCGTTCACCCGCATCTTCGTGGACAGCTTCTCGGGCGACAACGTGCGCATGAACAACGTGCTGCCCGGCTGGATCGACAGCCTGCCCGTGTGGGAAGAGCGCCGCGCCGCGGTGCCGCTGCAGCGCTACGGCACCACGGCGGAAGTTGCCGCGACGGTCGCCTTCCTGGCATCGGACGGGGCGGCGTACATCACGGGGCAAAACTTGCGGGTGGATGGCGGGCTGACGCGCGCGCCATGA
- a CDS encoding DMT family transporter, translating into MTTLPLARPATLLRSADLVLLLVAVVWGTSYGVAKGALAFYPVLGFLAVRFLLTAALLAPACLRATRAQWQGALRAGLPLGALLMAIFVCETYGVAHTQASQAAFLISLCVVFTPFAEWWMLGQRPSGAVFGFAAVSLLGAALLAGGGLQMQWGLGDGLMLAAAALRAVTVCATSRLTRRHAQAPMLLLTAVQSAMVGLGCLLVALSLPGGLPALPAEGAFWAASLYLVLGCTVFAFIAQNWALKHTAPSRVGLLMGTEPAWGALFAVLWLGESLGPVQWLGGALIVGAALGAQRR; encoded by the coding sequence ATGACCACGCTGCCCCTTGCCCGCCCCGCCACGCTGCTGCGCAGCGCCGACCTCGTCCTGCTGCTGGTGGCGGTCGTCTGGGGCACCAGCTACGGCGTGGCCAAGGGGGCGCTGGCGTTCTACCCGGTGCTGGGGTTTCTGGCCGTGCGCTTCCTGCTCACGGCGGCGCTGCTGGCCCCGGCGTGCCTGCGGGCCACGCGGGCGCAATGGCAAGGCGCCCTGCGCGCCGGCCTGCCGCTGGGCGCGCTGCTGATGGCGATCTTCGTGTGCGAGACCTATGGCGTGGCGCACACGCAGGCCAGCCAGGCGGCCTTCCTCATCAGCCTGTGCGTGGTGTTCACCCCGTTTGCCGAGTGGTGGATGCTGGGCCAGCGGCCGTCCGGCGCCGTGTTCGGCTTTGCGGCCGTTTCGCTGCTGGGCGCGGCGCTGCTGGCGGGCGGCGGCCTGCAGATGCAGTGGGGCCTGGGCGACGGACTGATGCTGGCCGCCGCCGCGCTGCGCGCCGTGACCGTGTGCGCCACCAGCCGCCTCACCCGGCGGCATGCCCAGGCGCCCATGCTGCTGCTCACCGCCGTGCAGTCCGCCATGGTGGGGCTGGGTTGCCTGCTGGTGGCCCTGTCGCTGCCGGGCGGTCTGCCCGCCCTGCCGGCCGAGGGCGCCTTCTGGGCCGCGAGCCTGTACCTTGTGCTGGGCTGCACGGTGTTCGCCTTCATCGCGCAGAACTGGGCGCTGAAACACACCGCGCCCAGCCGCGTGGGGCTGCTGATGGGCACCGAACCCGCCTGGGGCGCGCTGTTCGCAGTGCTGTGGCTGGGGGAAAGCCTGGGCCCGGTGCAATGGCTTGGCGGGGCGCTGATCGTGGGGGCGGCGTTGGGCGCGCAGCGCCGGTAA
- a CDS encoding LysR substrate-binding domain-containing protein — protein MRLPPLIAVRFFEATARHLSVRRAAVELHVTPGAVSQQIRKLEEFLGCTLFERLPRGLALTRAGAEYQSACSDALAVIGHATSRVAAGARRVVLVSCTPGFAVQWLVPRLQDFQQHAAGLDVHVSTTNRTVDLAGDGVHFAVRHGMGKYPGLRAEALLADDLVPVCSPRLIAPRRIARARDIDGPRLLHDEHRGDWRLWCEAHRMPRLNTDQGVVFADSNGAIEAAVAGRGFALVRRALIARELATRALIGVQAGALATPLAYHLVYAAPALIDPELRRFRDWIVAQAGQESGGGAA, from the coding sequence ATGCGCCTGCCTCCCCTCATCGCCGTGCGATTTTTCGAAGCCACTGCGCGCCACCTGAGCGTGCGGCGTGCCGCCGTCGAGCTGCACGTCACGCCCGGTGCGGTGTCACAGCAGATCCGCAAGCTGGAGGAGTTCCTGGGCTGCACGCTGTTCGAGCGCCTGCCGCGCGGACTGGCACTCACGCGGGCGGGCGCCGAATACCAGTCGGCCTGCAGCGATGCGCTCGCGGTCATCGGCCATGCCACCTCGCGGGTGGCCGCCGGCGCGCGGCGCGTGGTGCTGGTGAGCTGCACGCCCGGCTTCGCCGTGCAGTGGCTGGTGCCGCGCCTGCAGGACTTCCAGCAGCACGCGGCGGGCCTGGACGTGCACGTGAGCACCACCAACCGCACGGTCGATCTGGCCGGCGATGGCGTGCATTTCGCGGTGCGCCACGGCATGGGAAAGTACCCGGGCCTGCGGGCGGAAGCGCTGCTGGCCGACGATCTGGTGCCCGTGTGCAGCCCACGCCTGATCGCACCGCGGCGCATCGCGCGGGCCCGTGACATCGATGGCCCCCGGCTGCTGCACGACGAGCATCGGGGCGATTGGCGCCTGTGGTGTGAAGCCCACCGTATGCCCCGGCTAAACACCGATCAGGGCGTGGTGTTCGCCGATTCCAACGGCGCGATCGAGGCCGCTGTGGCCGGGCGGGGCTTTGCGCTGGTGCGCCGCGCCCTCATCGCACGTGAATTGGCCACGCGCGCATTGATCGGCGTGCAGGCCGGCGCGCTGGCCACGCCGCTGGCCTATCACTTGGTGTACGCGGCGCCCGCGCTCATCGATCCGGAATTGCGGCGCTTTCGTGACTGGATCGTGGCGCAGGCCGGGCAGGAGAGCGGCGGCGGCGCCGCGTGA
- a CDS encoding esterase-like activity of phytase family protein — protein MRRRRAARPRPAGLPGHAVLPAQTFIPAPRNAPADLQTSGKFTTPQRADKLGSVEGTSAGRPTGVSLPFQGQPAQGHSGIKRMADGSFWILTDNGAGAKANSPDFMLYLNHYTVDFRSGQFKRQKTVFLHDPDKKVPFRIAEEGTKERYLTGSDFDPESFQFAGGALWIGEEFGPYLIKADLSGRVLAVFETQVDGKVVRSPDHPAITAAGAPDAKAPAFEIKRSKGFEGMASSRDGSKLYALLEGPVWNESAKAYESVEGGKQYLRVLEFDVRAEKWTGRHWKYVLEANHHAIGDFNMIDENTGLIIERDNGEGTADKACPEGQKRTDCFHDLAKFKRVYKVELTEANAGAELRKVGYIDLLNIQDPQRLAKKPLSNGVLAFPFFTIENVDVVDATHIVVGNDNNLPFSSSREPNQADDNELVLLEVGELLRAR, from the coding sequence ATGCGCCGCCGCCGTGCTGCCCGCCCACGCCCAGCAGGCCTTCCCGGCCACGCGGTGCTGCCCGCCCAGACCTTCATTCCCGCGCCCAGGAATGCCCCGGCCGATCTGCAGACCAGCGGCAAGTTCACCACGCCGCAGCGCGCGGACAAGCTGGGCAGCGTGGAAGGCACCTCCGCCGGCCGGCCCACGGGCGTGTCGCTGCCCTTCCAGGGCCAGCCAGCGCAGGGCCATTCGGGCATCAAGCGCATGGCCGACGGGTCGTTCTGGATCCTGACCGACAACGGCGCGGGGGCCAAGGCCAACTCGCCGGACTTCATGCTGTACCTGAACCACTACACGGTGGACTTCCGAAGCGGCCAGTTCAAGCGCCAGAAGACGGTGTTCCTGCACGACCCGGACAAGAAGGTGCCGTTCCGCATCGCCGAAGAGGGCACGAAGGAACGCTACCTGACCGGCTCGGACTTCGACCCCGAAAGCTTCCAGTTCGCCGGCGGCGCGCTGTGGATCGGCGAGGAGTTCGGCCCCTACCTCATCAAGGCCGACCTGTCCGGCCGCGTGCTGGCCGTGTTCGAGACGCAGGTGGACGGCAAGGTCGTGCGCTCGCCCGACCACCCGGCCATCACCGCCGCGGGCGCGCCCGACGCCAAGGCGCCGGCCTTCGAGATCAAGCGCTCCAAGGGCTTCGAGGGCATGGCGTCGTCCAGGGACGGCAGCAAGCTCTACGCGCTGCTGGAAGGCCCGGTGTGGAACGAATCGGCCAAGGCCTATGAATCGGTGGAAGGCGGCAAACAATACCTGCGCGTGCTGGAGTTCGACGTGCGCGCCGAAAAGTGGACGGGCCGCCACTGGAAGTACGTGCTGGAGGCCAACCACCATGCCATCGGCGACTTCAACATGATCGACGAGAACACCGGCCTGATCATCGAGCGCGACAACGGCGAGGGCACGGCCGACAAGGCCTGTCCCGAGGGCCAGAAGCGCACGGACTGCTTCCACGACCTGGCGAAGTTCAAGCGCGTGTACAAGGTGGAGCTGACCGAAGCCAACGCGGGCGCCGAACTGCGCAAGGTGGGCTACATCGACCTGCTGAACATCCAGGACCCGCAGCGCCTGGCGAAGAAGCCTTTGAGCAACGGCGTGCTCGCCTTCCCGTTCTTCACCATCGAGAACGTGGACGTGGTGGACGCCACGCACATCGTGGTGGGCAACGACAACAACCTGCCGTTCAGCTCCAGCCGCGAGCCCAACCAGGCCGACGACAACGAGCTGGTGCTGCTGGAAGTGGGCGAGCTGCTGCGCGCGCGCTGA
- a CDS encoding LysR substrate-binding domain-containing protein, with amino-acid sequence MTDPLGRMPSLNALRAFEAASRHLNFRLAGLELGVTQGAVAQQIRALEAELGLKLFERLPRTLALTSNGQRYIVGVRRAFELLAEATESLVPQPLRLTVSVTPTFATKWLIPRLDGYTRRHPSVDLRILATERLAHFHNEAVDLAVRYGRPPFGPGLSADLLFEECLVAVCSPLWQDRSAQAGGGAAQVLLHDAQSPWEVYFEQCAPLARVPAARAMHFNQTTLAIDAAVMGQGIALSQQEFVAQDLAAGRLVLAFPDALRTGAGYYLVAPRKQRHPEPVADVRRWLLSGAG; translated from the coding sequence ATGACCGATCCCCTGGGGCGCATGCCCTCGCTCAATGCGCTGCGCGCCTTCGAAGCCGCCAGCCGCCACCTGAACTTCCGCCTGGCCGGGCTGGAACTGGGCGTGACACAAGGCGCGGTGGCGCAGCAGATCCGCGCGCTGGAGGCGGAACTGGGCCTGAAGCTTTTCGAGCGCCTGCCCCGCACCTTGGCGCTGACGTCCAACGGCCAGCGGTACATCGTCGGCGTGCGGCGGGCGTTCGAACTGCTGGCCGAGGCCACGGAAAGCCTCGTCCCCCAGCCCCTGCGACTGACGGTGAGCGTCACGCCCACCTTCGCCACGAAGTGGCTCATCCCGCGGCTGGATGGGTACACGCGACGGCACCCCAGCGTCGATTTGCGCATCCTCGCCACGGAGCGCCTGGCGCACTTCCACAACGAGGCGGTGGATCTTGCCGTGCGCTATGGCCGGCCGCCGTTCGGCCCCGGGCTGTCCGCCGACCTGCTGTTCGAGGAATGCCTGGTGGCCGTCTGCAGCCCGCTGTGGCAGGACCGAAGCGCGCAGGCCGGCGGGGGCGCAGCGCAGGTGCTTTTGCACGATGCCCAGTCGCCGTGGGAGGTGTATTTCGAGCAGTGCGCGCCGCTGGCCAGGGTGCCAGCAGCGCGCGCCATGCATTTCAACCAGACCACGCTGGCCATCGACGCCGCCGTCATGGGGCAGGGCATTGCGCTGTCCCAGCAGGAGTTCGTGGCGCAAGACCTCGCCGCGGGGCGCCTGGTGTTGGCGTTTCCCGATGCCTTGCGCACCGGCGCGGGGTACTACCTCGTGGCCCCCCGCAAGCAGCGGCACCCCGAGCCGGTCGCGGATGTGAGGCGCTGGCTGCTGAGCGGGGCGGGCTGA
- the chrA gene encoding chromate efflux transporter: MDTALPDDAAPAHPQPLPLSEALLFWLKLGFISFGGPAGQIALMHAELVERRRWISEKRFLHALNYCMLLPGPEAQQLATYLGWLLHRTWGGILAGTLFVLPSLFILIGLSWLYMAHGDVPVIAGVFYGIKPAVTALVVQAAYRVGSRTLKNRWLWGIAVAAFVAIFALQVPFPAIVLLAAAVGFLGGKVSPQAFSGGGAHGKAPASAGQALIGDDTPTPAHALFSWARFCKVLLVGTGLWLLALGGLCALYGWNAVLPQMGWFFTKAALMTFGGAYAVLPYVYQGAVDHHQWLSAAQMIDGLALGETTPGPLIMVVSFVAFVGAWTHAIFGPESLFLAGAVAAAAVTFFTFLPSFVFILLGGPFIESTHGNLKFTAPLTGITAAVVGVIANLAVFFAYHVLWPQGAGGRFDAAAAVIGMLAAIALFRLRWGVMPVLALSGLLGVVCRISGI; this comes from the coding sequence ATGGACACCGCCTTGCCCGACGACGCCGCACCGGCACACCCCCAACCCCTCCCGCTTTCCGAGGCCCTGCTTTTCTGGCTGAAGCTCGGCTTCATCAGCTTCGGCGGGCCGGCCGGGCAGATCGCCCTCATGCATGCGGAACTGGTGGAACGCCGCCGGTGGATCTCGGAAAAGCGCTTTCTCCACGCCTTGAACTATTGCATGCTGCTGCCCGGGCCCGAGGCCCAGCAACTGGCCACCTACCTCGGCTGGCTCCTGCACCGCACCTGGGGCGGCATCCTCGCCGGCACGCTGTTCGTGCTGCCGTCCCTGTTCATCCTCATCGGCCTGTCCTGGCTCTACATGGCCCATGGGGATGTGCCGGTGATCGCGGGGGTGTTCTATGGCATCAAGCCGGCCGTGACCGCACTGGTCGTGCAGGCCGCGTATCGGGTCGGCTCAAGAACGCTGAAAAACCGCTGGCTGTGGGGCATCGCGGTGGCGGCTTTCGTTGCCATCTTCGCGCTGCAGGTGCCGTTTCCCGCCATCGTGCTGCTCGCGGCCGCGGTCGGCTTCTTGGGCGGCAAGGTGTCGCCGCAGGCCTTTTCCGGGGGCGGGGCGCATGGCAAGGCGCCCGCATCGGCTGGACAGGCGCTCATCGGCGACGACACGCCCACGCCGGCCCATGCCCTGTTTTCCTGGGCGCGGTTTTGCAAGGTGCTGCTGGTGGGCACCGGCCTGTGGCTGCTCGCGCTGGGAGGGCTTTGCGCGCTGTACGGGTGGAATGCGGTGCTGCCCCAGATGGGCTGGTTCTTCACCAAGGCCGCGCTGATGACCTTCGGCGGCGCCTACGCCGTGCTTCCCTATGTTTACCAGGGCGCCGTCGATCACCACCAATGGCTGAGCGCCGCGCAGATGATCGACGGGCTGGCATTGGGCGAGACGACGCCCGGCCCGCTCATCATGGTGGTGTCGTTCGTGGCGTTTGTCGGCGCATGGACCCACGCCATCTTCGGCCCCGAATCGCTGTTCCTGGCAGGTGCCGTGGCCGCGGCCGCCGTGACGTTCTTCACGTTCCTGCCCTCGTTCGTTTTCATCCTGCTGGGCGGGCCGTTCATCGAGTCCACCCACGGCAACCTGAAATTCACCGCGCCGCTGACCGGGATCACCGCGGCGGTGGTCGGCGTGATCGCCAACTTGGCGGTCTTCTTCGCGTATCACGTGCTGTGGCCGCAGGGCGCAGGAGGCCGCTTCGACGCGGCAGCCGCGGTCATCGGAATGCTCGCGGCGATCGCCCTGTTCAGGCTCCGATGGGGCGTGATGCCCGTGCTGGCGCTCTCGGGACTGCTCGGCGTGGTGTGCCGTATTTCGGGCATCTGA
- a CDS encoding peptidoglycan recognition protein family protein has product MKIVDGMIHGTRILPNRYPNLEHGELQSVNGIILHQTNSRSAFPTLLAYYWRSVGAHFLIAPGGMIYQTARIDRVCHHVGVIRSLCQDTVTCSPDTTKKLKAIWAGPGTTDEKRLAVHQLEMKKPADLRYPSNLDSIGIEVVGVSEKRVYSPPTAAQNAASVWLVSALLSHLDLKRTAIYRHPVVSFKLATEAAQVEY; this is encoded by the coding sequence ATGAAAATCGTCGATGGGATGATCCACGGCACGCGGATACTGCCTAACCGCTATCCGAATCTCGAGCATGGCGAGCTGCAGAGCGTGAACGGCATCATCCTTCACCAGACCAATAGCCGGAGCGCTTTTCCCACGCTGCTGGCCTACTACTGGCGAAGTGTCGGCGCCCACTTTCTGATCGCGCCGGGCGGCATGATCTACCAGACGGCGCGGATCGACCGGGTTTGCCATCACGTCGGGGTGATTCGATCCCTTTGTCAGGATACGGTGACGTGCTCGCCGGACACTACAAAGAAGCTGAAAGCAATTTGGGCGGGCCCTGGTACGACCGATGAAAAGAGGCTAGCGGTGCACCAACTAGAAATGAAAAAGCCTGCGGACTTGCGTTACCCCAGTAACTTGGACTCCATCGGCATCGAAGTGGTTGGCGTGTCTGAAAAGCGGGTCTACTCGCCACCGACCGCAGCGCAAAATGCGGCATCCGTCTGGCTTGTCAGTGCGCTTTTGAGCCACCTCGATTTGAAACGCACGGCCATTTATCGACACCCGGTCGTCTCTTTCAAATTGGCGACCGAAGCAGCACAAGTGGAGTATTGA
- a CDS encoding GGDEF domain-containing protein, protein MSLSRLLRLFGALVVLAAMLLVGRIATTEYQSVRASAASVEAIDQLRAGLLAAEMVSRERGPTNGALGGPSPLPAELQQPLAQARARTDRAFDTLHGVLSSRSGDPMLTDSARRVAAAKMALATARAAVDEVVAQPRQERAPESIRTAVYGMVAIVPLLAPVTSSLANAARQHYPALADDVQVARLTAELREFAGLLGSHFTAALARQQPFTAEERRAIEQTRGRIAQLRFLIELRLSVPEQPRPIAQAWQIVQQRYFRDTGPLIDRMIAAGEGNGRYGLDAAGFAALYVPDMNTIFDVRDTLLNQLRERASAEYTRAVRMLGLVAAGSVVLLALLLVALSMVHRRVLSPLVQTARALKALANNDLDAPLPQPTANDEMAAVIRAARELQLQTRQREALERERNSLIAQLREQSNTDFLTGLPNRRAFFDAAESVLAQARRHGFGVVIVILDVDRFKLLNDQWGHAVGDQALVSVARALRAELRLGDLVGRFGGEEFVVLLSHCDPAHGVRLAERLREVVASLQLLLPSSPEPLRVTASFGVADSGRHGLVLDQLLSEADAAMYRAKETGRNRVVLAEPRVDTGSGELIIL, encoded by the coding sequence ATGTCTTTAAGCCGATTACTCCGCCTTTTCGGGGCCCTCGTGGTGCTGGCCGCGATGCTGCTGGTCGGCCGCATCGCCACGACGGAGTACCAGTCGGTGCGCGCGTCGGCGGCCAGTGTGGAGGCCATCGACCAGTTGCGCGCGGGGCTGCTGGCCGCCGAGATGGTGTCGCGCGAGCGCGGCCCCACCAACGGGGCGCTGGGCGGCCCCTCGCCGCTGCCCGCTGAACTGCAGCAGCCGCTGGCACAGGCCCGCGCCCGCACCGACCGCGCCTTCGACACGCTGCACGGGGTGCTGTCCTCGCGCTCGGGCGATCCCATGCTGACCGACAGCGCGCGGCGCGTGGCCGCCGCCAAGATGGCGCTGGCCACGGCCCGGGCGGCGGTGGACGAGGTGGTGGCCCAGCCGCGCCAGGAGCGGGCGCCCGAGTCGATCCGCACGGCCGTCTACGGCATGGTGGCGATCGTGCCGTTGCTGGCGCCGGTCACGAGCAGCCTGGCCAATGCCGCCCGGCAGCACTACCCGGCCCTGGCCGATGACGTGCAGGTCGCGCGCCTCACGGCCGAGCTGCGCGAGTTCGCGGGGCTGCTGGGCTCGCATTTCACGGCGGCGCTGGCGCGCCAGCAGCCGTTCACGGCCGAAGAGCGCCGCGCCATCGAGCAAACGCGCGGGCGCATCGCGCAACTGCGCTTTCTGATCGAGCTGCGGCTTTCGGTGCCCGAGCAGCCGCGCCCCATCGCCCAGGCGTGGCAGATCGTGCAGCAGCGCTACTTTCGCGACACCGGCCCGCTCATCGACCGCATGATCGCGGCGGGCGAGGGCAATGGCCGCTACGGGCTGGACGCCGCGGGCTTTGCCGCGCTCTATGTGCCCGACATGAACACCATCTTCGACGTGCGCGACACGCTGCTCAACCAGCTGCGCGAGCGTGCCAGCGCCGAATACACCCGCGCGGTGCGCATGCTCGGCCTGGTGGCCGCCGGCTCGGTGGTGCTGCTGGCACTGCTGCTGGTGGCGCTGTCGATGGTGCATCGCCGCGTTCTCAGCCCGCTGGTGCAGACCGCCCGGGCGCTGAAGGCGCTGGCCAACAACGACCTCGACGCGCCGTTGCCGCAGCCCACGGCCAACGACGAGATGGCGGCGGTGATTCGGGCCGCGCGCGAGCTGCAGCTGCAAACGCGCCAGCGCGAGGCCCTGGAGCGCGAGCGCAACAGCCTGATCGCGCAATTGCGCGAGCAATCCAACACCGACTTCCTCACCGGCCTGCCCAACCGGCGCGCCTTCTTCGATGCGGCGGAAAGCGTGCTCGCGCAGGCCCGGCGCCACGGCTTCGGCGTGGTCATCGTCATCCTGGACGTGGACCGTTTCAAGCTGCTCAACGACCAGTGGGGCCATGCGGTCGGCGACCAAGCGCTGGTGTCGGTGGCGCGTGCGCTGCGGGCCGAGCTGCGGCTGGGCGATCTGGTGGGCCGCTTCGGTGGCGAAGAATTCGTCGTGCTGCTGAGCCACTGCGACCCGGCGCACGGCGTGCGGCTGGCCGAGCGGCTGCGCGAGGTGGTGGCCAGCCTGCAGTTGCTGCTGCCTTCCTCGCCCGAGCCGCTGCGCGTGACGGCGAGCTTCGGCGTGGCCGATTCCGGCCGCCACGGCCTGGTGCTGGACCAGCTGCTGTCGGAGGCCGACGCGGCCATGTACCGTGCCAAGGAAACGGGCCGCAACCGCGTGGTTCTGGCCGAGCCGCGGGTGGACACGGGCTCCGGGGAGCTGATCATTCTCTGA
- a CDS encoding DMT family transporter produces the protein MTLASLIRLFALAALWGGSFLFMRIAVPVLGAVPTAFGRVALAAAGLMALLAFARLRPAFHGKLGAALVLGVVNSGVPFLMFALAARTLPAGYSAILNATTPLMGVLIGAAAFGERITAARTSGVLLGMAGVAVLAQTGPVALSPQVLAGMGACLVATACYGAAGFLTRRWITARGGLDSRLVAVGSQWGAVLVLAPFAAWEVWREPGLPATWMAAPPAVWAAMLAMGLLCTALAYVLYFRLIADVGPLKALSVTFLVPLFGVAWGWLVLGEAATAAHAAGGGLIAAALWLVLRPAPAVAAAAKAGR, from the coding sequence ATGACCCTTGCCAGCCTGATTCGATTGTTCGCCCTGGCCGCCCTGTGGGGCGGCAGTTTTCTGTTCATGCGCATCGCCGTGCCGGTGCTGGGCGCGGTGCCCACGGCCTTCGGACGCGTGGCGCTGGCGGCGGCCGGGCTGATGGCGTTGCTGGCGTTCGCGCGGCTGCGACCGGCCTTTCACGGCAAGCTGGGCGCGGCGCTGGTGCTGGGCGTGGTCAATTCGGGGGTGCCGTTCCTGATGTTCGCGCTCGCGGCGCGCACGCTGCCGGCGGGCTACAGCGCCATCCTGAATGCGACCACGCCGCTCATGGGCGTGCTGATCGGCGCGGCGGCCTTCGGCGAGCGGATCACCGCCGCGCGCACGTCCGGCGTGCTGCTGGGCATGGCCGGTGTGGCCGTGCTGGCGCAAACCGGGCCCGTGGCCCTGTCGCCGCAGGTGCTGGCCGGCATGGGCGCGTGCCTGGTGGCCACGGCCTGCTACGGCGCGGCAGGCTTTCTCACGCGGCGCTGGATCACCGCGCGCGGCGGGCTCGACAGCCGCCTGGTGGCGGTGGGCAGCCAGTGGGGCGCCGTGCTGGTGCTGGCACCGTTCGCGGCCTGGGAGGTGTGGCGCGAGCCCGGCCTGCCCGCCACCTGGATGGCCGCGCCGCCCGCGGTGTGGGCCGCGATGCTTGCCATGGGGCTGCTGTGCACGGCCCTGGCCTATGTGCTGTATTTCCGGCTCATCGCGGACGTGGGACCGCTCAAGGCGCTGTCGGTCACTTTTTTGGTGCCGCTGTTCGGCGTGGCCTGGGGCTGGCTGGTGCTGGGCGAGGCCGCCACGGCTGCGCATGCGGCCGGCGGCGGGCTGATCGCCGCGGCGCTGTGGCTGGTGCTGCGGCCCGCTCCGGCGGTCGCTGCGGCAGCGAAGGCGGGGCGTTGA
- a CDS encoding riboflavin synthase subunit alpha, producing the protein MFTGIVQATAALAAIHDREGLRTFIIDFPPGFCQDLAVGASVAVDGVCLTVTELLPPNAAAFDVVLQSLNVTTLGSYAVGDRVNVERAAKDGAEIGGHPLSGHIDFATTLQGVRESDNNRVWRVDIPPAFRKYIFAKGYIAIHGASLTVSEVNRAEGWFEVWLIPETRRATVFEHKQAGDRLNIEIERSTQVVVDTVREAVQESLGALQPVLEALLRDKGLSLEDFVQPPVLPR; encoded by the coding sequence ATGTTCACTGGCATCGTCCAAGCCACGGCGGCCCTCGCCGCCATCCATGACCGCGAAGGCCTGCGGACCTTCATCATCGATTTTCCGCCCGGCTTCTGCCAGGACCTCGCCGTGGGCGCGAGCGTGGCGGTGGATGGCGTGTGCCTCACGGTGACCGAGCTGCTGCCGCCCAACGCGGCGGCGTTCGACGTGGTGCTGCAGAGCCTGAACGTGACCACCCTGGGCAGCTACGCCGTGGGTGACCGGGTGAACGTGGAGCGCGCGGCCAAGGACGGCGCCGAGATCGGCGGGCACCCGCTGTCGGGCCACATCGACTTCGCCACCACGCTGCAGGGCGTGCGCGAGTCGGACAACAACCGCGTGTGGCGCGTGGACATCCCGCCCGCCTTTCGCAAGTACATCTTCGCCAAGGGCTACATCGCCATCCACGGCGCGAGCCTGACGGTCTCCGAGGTGAACCGCGCCGAGGGCTGGTTCGAGGTGTGGCTGATCCCCGAGACGCGCCGCGCCACGGTGTTCGAGCACAAGCAGGCGGGCGACCGCCTCAACATCGAGATCGAGCGCAGCACGCAGGTGGTGGTGGACACCGTGCGCGAGGCGGTGCAGGAAAGCCTGGGGGCCCTGCAGCCGGTGCTGGAGGCGCTGCTGCGGGACAAGGGCTTGTCGCTCGAAGACTTCGTGCAGCCGCCCGTGCTGCCGCGCTGA